CAACGCCTGACCATCTTTGGCCATTGTGGTCGGCAAAATTCATGAGACATTCGGCGAGCCATGCAAACAGAACGACCTGCCAATACTTGGCGCATTGGAAAAGCCCTTTGCATCTTTTCAGCCGTCACGTACGGCATTGTTCCAGCCTTCATCGATACCTTCGATCCGCATCACCTCATGAATCCGGATTGGCCGCCGCATGCCCGGCTGCACCTCATGTGGCTCAACGGCGCGGGCCTGTACCTGTCGCTTTTCTCTATTTATCTCTTCTGGACGGCGACGCGCGAGACGTTCGATCGAATGCGCGCGGGTGTAGCCGTAGGCTTGTTGTTCTTGGCGGGGTTTTTTACCGCGGGCCTTCTCAAAGACGCCGCAGGAGCTGCGTTCGATGCCGACGGTAGGCTTTTGCTCGGCCTTGCACCTCCGGCCATTGTCCATTTCTGCACATCCACCGTGATTCTGCTCGTGGGTTATGCCTTGTGCCGAAAGGAAATTGTGAAATGACCACTATGAACCGCACATGCGACGTACTCATCATCGGCGCAGGTCCCGCCGGTATGAGCAGCGCCTTGTCCCTTGCTCGACACGGCATTTCCAGCATCGTCCTGGAACGCCGCGACGGATTGCAGGTGCATCCGAAAGCTCATGAATTGAGCGCTCGGTCCATTGAAATTCTGCATGCCCTGGGTTTTTCCTACGAAGAGCTCGCCGCGGAAGCTTCACCCCACGACGATGCCTCACGAATCCTCTTTTGCGGGACCATCGGCGAAGAATTCGGGAATATCGATCTGACGGTGGGTGATGGGAGCCGCAAATACAAGGAACACCTTGCCGCGCCGACGCCCTACCTCAACGTGTCGCAGGTCGAGCTCGAGAAAGTCATGCTCGCGCACGTACGAGCGTGTGAACGCACGGAGCTCTTGTATCGGCAGCAATGGGAATCGTTCGAGCAAAATGGCGAGACGATGACGAGCGTCGTCACGGACCTCGAAAGCGGAGTAACGTGGACGATTTCGAGCCGTTATGTCATTTGCGCCGACGGCGCCGGAAGTCGCAGTCGCAAAGCGCTTGGCGTCGAAATGATGGGCCCCGAAAAAATCCGCGATTTCATGAGCGCTTATTTTCGAGCCGATTTGAGCAGCGTGGTCCGAACGCGAGGAAAGCTGTACTTCATCTTCTCACCCAAGGCGCCGGGGAGCGCGTTCATTGCTCACCATATCGAAAAACGCTGGGTTTTCCATTTGCCAGTGATGACGCCGCACGAGAAAATGGAAGATTTCACGGCGGAAGTCATGGCAGAGCGAATCAAAGCAGCGCTCGGGCGGGACGACATTCCCATCGAGGTCGAATCCACCAGCGCTTGGCGCATGACGGCGCAAATTGCGAATCGTTTCCGCGTGGGTCGAGCATTTCTCGTGGGCGATGCGGCGCATCGATTTCCACCCACGGGGGGCCTCGGCATGAACTCGGGAATCGGAGATGCCGACAATTTGTGCTGGAAGCTGGCACTGGTACTGCAAGGCAAAGCGCCCGAAAGCTTGCTGGATACGTACGAAATGGAACGCCGACCGGTCATCCAGACGAATTGTGACGAAAGCAAATACAATTTCGATCGCATGGGGGAGATCGTCGAAGCGTTTGGAGTTTCGATTGACGACGTGGAACGAGCGCACGAGCGAATGACCACGGGGCCCATGGCGGCATTGCCGGGGCCGATTCGGCAATGGGGGCAGCGACAGATGCAACGTTATGGCGAAAGCATTTTGGCGCGTTACGAACGTGATCCGGAGGTTCGTCAGCGCGTCTTGTCTGCCATTGCGGCCCAGCGATCCCATTTCGATCGCATTGGGCTCGATCTGGGATATTCCTACGAGGAGGGCGCCATTCTTTCGGACGGTACGCCAGCGCCGAAACTCGACGATCCGGTGACCACGTACGTCCCATCGACGCGTCCTGGAGCGCGGTTTCCGCATTTCTGGCTCGACGGAAACAAGCGCAGCATATCCAGTCACGCGCTGCTTCATGGCCAGCGCTCGACGTTGATTTGCGGAGCGGGCGTGGAGACGACAGCAGCGGAGCGTGATTCGATGGGCGCTGTGGCAGCAGAATTGGGCGTCGAACTGGTTTCGCTGACGACGACGACGATTCCACTTGCGTATCGCGGTGCGGTGCACATGCGGTGTCAAATCGAGGCAGACGGCGCGCTTTTGATTCGGCCGGACGGTCACGTGGCCTGGCGGCAGCAAAAAGGTGTGGTGCTCTCTGAAGAGCTGATTCGGTCGATTATCCACGAAGTGTACGGGCGTTTCGCAGCTTGACGCTCTCCTGGCCGCATGCCAAGCTCGCGCCCGGACGTTTTTCCGCGAGCGCCTCATGATCCGACAAATCCCCATCGGCATCGACGACTTCCGAGTTCTCCGCGAAAAAAACTTCGAGTATGTCGACAAGACATGCTTCATCACGGAGTTCATCGATCGCGAGAGCATCAAAGTCATTCTCGTGCCGCGTCCCCGTCGGTTTGGCAAATCGATGAACCTGACGATGCTGAAATGGTTTTTCGAGAAGACCGACGAGAATTTGTGGCATCTTTTCGAGGGGCTACATGTCGAAAAGGCGGGGGAAAAGTACCGGAAGCACTTTCAAAAATATCCGGTCATTCACGTCAGCTTCAAGGAAACGAAGGCGGAGAGCGTCGACGGTTTCCGCGAATCTACGCGCCGAGCGATTCGGCGGATGTACGAAGTGCACCGCGGCGCGCTCGATGGAAAGCTCGAAGGAGCCGACTTGAAGGACTTTCAGGCAATTCTGAACGACGAAGCCACCGAGACGGTTTACCGCTGGTCGCTACAGAACCTGACAAGATACCTGCATCAAGTTCACGGCACGCGCCCCATCGTGCTCATCGACGAATACGACGCGGGGATTCATGCGGGTTATTTGCACGGGTTTTACGACGACGTCGTGCACTTTTTCGCGTCGCTTTTCTTGGCGGGGCTCAAGGACAACCCGCACCTGGAGCGCGCGGTGATGACGGGCATTTTGCGCGTATCGCGGGAGAGCATCTTTTCCGAGCTGAACAACATCGGCGTGTATTCGCTGCTGCGAGGCGAATTCAATACTTGTTTCGGGTTCACCGACGAGGAAGTCGAAGCGTTGCTCGAGCGAGTCGAATTGCCGGAGATGATGGAGCCGCTGCGCAACTTTTACAACGGTTACGAGTTTGGCGGCGTGGACATCTACAATCCGTGGTCCATCTTGAGCTTTCTTTCGAACGTGAACAAGCAGCTCATTCCGTATTGGGTCAACACCAGCTCGAACTTGCTCATCAAGGAATTGCTGCAGCATCATGCGTTCACGGTGCAGGAGGAAATCGAGACGTTGCTCGCCGGGGGAGGGATCGAAAAGGAGCTCGACGAAAATGTGGTGTTTCCCGACTTGAAGAAAGATCCGAGCGCGCTTTGGAACTTGCTGGTGTTTTCGGGATATCTCAAAGCGCAAGCGGGGGCGCCGGTGTTCGGAGAAGCGCCGCCGCCGTATCGGTTGTCGATTCCCAATAAGGAAATCGACAAAGTTTATCGAACGACGTTCAAGGCATGGATGGACGAAGCCTTGACATCTCAGGGCGGAACGCTTCGTGCTTTGCTGGATGCGCTTTTGAAGGGGGATGTTCGTGAATTCGAGTACCAGCTTCAGAAGTTCGCGACGAGTTTGCCGTCGTATCACGACGTGCGAGGGACGAGCCCGGAAACATTTTATCACGGAATGATGATCGGCCTCTTGGCGGGGCTCGAACCCGATTACGAAGTGCGTTCGAATCGAGAATCGGGGGAAGGGCGCCCGGACGTGCTGATCAAGCCGCGGTATGCAGGGAAGCCGGGGGCGGTGCTGGAACTGAAATCGGCGCGCAAGGGCGAAACGACGATTGAAAAGGCAATGGCCGAGGGATTGCGTCAGCTTGGCGAAAACGACTACGCGGCAGACTTGCGAGCGGCAGGTG
The nucleotide sequence above comes from Polyangiaceae bacterium. Encoded proteins:
- a CDS encoding FAD-dependent monooxygenase; translation: MTTMNRTCDVLIIGAGPAGMSSALSLARHGISSIVLERRDGLQVHPKAHELSARSIEILHALGFSYEELAAEASPHDDASRILFCGTIGEEFGNIDLTVGDGSRKYKEHLAAPTPYLNVSQVELEKVMLAHVRACERTELLYRQQWESFEQNGETMTSVVTDLESGVTWTISSRYVICADGAGSRSRKALGVEMMGPEKIRDFMSAYFRADLSSVVRTRGKLYFIFSPKAPGSAFIAHHIEKRWVFHLPVMTPHEKMEDFTAEVMAERIKAALGRDDIPIEVESTSAWRMTAQIANRFRVGRAFLVGDAAHRFPPTGGLGMNSGIGDADNLCWKLALVLQGKAPESLLDTYEMERRPVIQTNCDESKYNFDRMGEIVEAFGVSIDDVERAHERMTTGPMAALPGPIRQWGQRQMQRYGESILARYERDPEVRQRVLSAIAAQRSHFDRIGLDLGYSYEEGAILSDGTPAPKLDDPVTTYVPSTRPGARFPHFWLDGNKRSISSHALLHGQRSTLICGAGVETTAAERDSMGAVAAELGVELVSLTTTTIPLAYRGAVHMRCQIEADGALLIRPDGHVAWRQQKGVVLSEELIRSIIHEVYGRFAA
- a CDS encoding AAA family ATPase, with protein sequence MIRQIPIGIDDFRVLREKNFEYVDKTCFITEFIDRESIKVILVPRPRRFGKSMNLTMLKWFFEKTDENLWHLFEGLHVEKAGEKYRKHFQKYPVIHVSFKETKAESVDGFRESTRRAIRRMYEVHRGALDGKLEGADLKDFQAILNDEATETVYRWSLQNLTRYLHQVHGTRPIVLIDEYDAGIHAGYLHGFYDDVVHFFASLFLAGLKDNPHLERAVMTGILRVSRESIFSELNNIGVYSLLRGEFNTCFGFTDEEVEALLERVELPEMMEPLRNFYNGYEFGGVDIYNPWSILSFLSNVNKQLIPYWVNTSSNLLIKELLQHHAFTVQEEIETLLAGGGIEKELDENVVFPDLKKDPSALWNLLVFSGYLKAQAGAPVFGEAPPPYRLSIPNKEIDKVYRTTFKAWMDEALTSQGGTLRALLDALLKGDVREFEYQLQKFATSLPSYHDVRGTSPETFYHGMMIGLLAGLEPDYEVRSNRESGEGRPDVLIKPRYAGKPGAVLELKSARKGETTIEKAMAEGLRQLGENDYAADLRAAGVEKIQQMVVAFDGKRVMVLPKGAKPPKKKSAVKKVGESIGKAAKKVVAKAKKATLKKR